A genomic window from Phoenix dactylifera cultivar Barhee BC4 unplaced genomic scaffold, palm_55x_up_171113_PBpolish2nd_filt_p 000007F, whole genome shotgun sequence includes:
- the LOC120104550 gene encoding egg cell-secreted protein 1.2-like has translation MSPVQKLALSFMIACLVGLANARELSSVEPAISPLEARITSNGGLVDCWNALLELKSCTDEILLFFMNGESYLGVDCCRAIQVITRQCWTTMLQSLGFTPQESDVLRGYCDAEAAPPPVAVASLRPHSTTSPSVADAALAFAGPEAA, from the coding sequence ATGTCGCCCGTTCAAAAGCTTGCCCTCTCGTTCATGATCGCATGCCTCGTTGGGCTTGCCAATGCCCGCGAGCTCTCCTCCGTGGAACCCGCCATTAGCCCTCTTGAGGCCCGGATCACCTCCAACGGGGGCCTAGTTGACTGCTGGAACGCACTGCTGGAGCTGAAATCATGCACCGACGAGATCTTGCTCTTCTTCATGAACGGCGAGTCGTACCTGGGAGTCGACTGCTGCCGCGCCATCCAAGTCATCACCCGCCAGTGCTGGACCACGATGCTCCAGTCCCTCGGCTTCACTCCCCAGGAGAGCGACGTTCTCAGAGGATACTGCGATGCCGAGGCCGCTCCTCCTCCTGTCGCCGTTGCGTCACTGCGTCCCCACTCCACGACATCTCCCTCTGTGGCCGACGCCGCACTCGCGTTTGCCGGTCCGGAGGCGGCCTAG